The region ACCAAAGTCCGTTCGTCATGAACGGGGCTTTGATCGAAAGTCGTACCACTGCAACCCAGGTGACTGGGCAGGGATCGCTCAGAACGCGATTTCCCGGGGCGCTCACACTACCTTATGGCCCCTGCGGAGTGAGTAACTACGACCTCATCGAATGATGTCATCCGAGGAAATCTGTGCATAACTTCCGACAGGCGAACTGTACCGAGGCCGGATGGCTGGAGCAAGGGCCTGAGCGAAACTAGTATACGTTGCATGTCCCAGGCTGGCGCCACCGCGGCGAGCAGGTTTTCCGAATACGTGGGCGAGAAGGGCTGTTACAAATCCTCGCGGAAGGTTTGTCGTGCAGCGGTCATTGTGAGACGCACCGCAGGTCCATAGATTCGCCCAGCGCACCTTTTCGGCGTCCGGATACCCTCCCGGTTCGCGGCTCCGCTCATCCCGACCTCACTCGTTGCATGTGCGCAACACCATTAAACAATTCAACGATTTCATCGATTTTCAAAAAGTTCTCCACTCATCTTCTTCTATATAAAAACTTTTAAAAAACAAGAGAAATTGTTTAATCGTTTAAAAACCGCGCTCTTCGATCAGAATGATGTGATGTGTCCCACCCCCTCCACCTGCGCGGTCGGCGACGGCACGAGCATGCGGACCGGACAGGGATGGTTCTACGGCAGAATCTAGTTAAGCTAATGATCTGGCTCAAAAATCCCTGTTGGATCAAGAGGATATAGCGCTGGCGCGTAAGGATGGCGTGAAAACTGTCACTGTTGCTCGTCGGACTTCGCTGTGGTCGCCGTCGCGTAGGTCGTGTTTGCTTGTTCACCATTGCATTGAAGGGAGGTCTGCTAGACCTAGATGCACTTTCACCGAATGGGATGAGACCGAGGTTGATCGAAAGCAAGGTCAACGAGCAGGGACGAGAAGGTGGCCAGGCCGGCTACTGCGGCAACCATTTCGAAGGGAAATAGTCCTGCAGCGAAGGCGGCACCGGCTACGCCGACCAAAATGAAACTGGCGACGGAGAGTCGGCGTCGTGGCCAGTGGCGGTGAACGTGCAGGCGTGAGTCGTGCTACGGTCGTCAGGCTGCTTTGCGACCGGCGTTGTCTGCGGCTTCTTTGAACGCCTGTTTCCAAGTTTTGCTGCCCGTGAGTGTTGAACGTACGACGGTGATCTTCTGACAGTCTTCGATGTTATTTATGATGTTTCGCGTCGTCGAAACAATAGACTCTGGTAACCAAGGACTGAGAAGGACGCGTGAAATGGTATCTAACGGGATTTCGACATCGAAATACGTGTGTTTCTTGTCTGCGCTTTCATAGATTGCACGAAACTCGTTCTCGTGCCGGTAGCCCCAACGCTTCGTGAACGGCAAGTCGTCGAGCTTCAGTTTCCCTTCCTCCAGGTCCGCCAGCTTCTTGTAGGTGACCTTCTTGTGACGCACTTTCTTTTCATCAAAGGTCGCCAGCAACTTGTCTTTGTCAAATACGATACATGC is a window of Paraburkholderia sp. IMGN_8 DNA encoding:
- a CDS encoding DUF2971 domain-containing protein, encoding MTILRRYTNLPSLLHMLQNGKLTLLDPKKWDDSNDSSGMELYRKRKELTSVVALCFAWGDETYHHWHVFAGGAGGACIVFDKDKLLATFDEKKVRHKKVTYKKLADLEEGKLKLDDLPFTKRWGYRHENEFRAIYESADKKHTYFDVEIPLDTISRVLLSPWLPESIVSTTRNIINNIEDCQKITVVRSTLTGSKTWKQAFKEAADNAGRKAA